A genomic segment from Paenibacillus sp. FSL K6-1096 encodes:
- a CDS encoding glycine betaine/L-proline ABC transporter ATP-binding protein: MAIIEVKQLTKVFGHDPARALPLLQQGWSKEKIARETKLTVGVNKAEFSIEEGEIFVIMGLSGSGKSTLVRLLNRLIEPTGGQVLFKGKDVVKMNPEQLREFRRKNIGMVFQKFALFPHRTVLANAEYGLEVQGVEKSKRTKLAMEALELVGLKGWENHRPDQLSGGMQQRVGLARGLANDPDILLMDEAFSALDPLIRKDMQQELLELQSRVKKTIVFITHDLDEALRIGDRIALMKDGVIVQIGSPEEILIQPANKYVERFVEDVDLSKVLTASHVMLQPEMIRPERGPRVALQLMRDSGVSSLYVADNEMRLQGLLTADSASQALKENRTILEVMQRDIPQVRPDTLLNDLFELMSETHLPVAVVDEGNKLKGIVIKGAILSALAGNAVPEGGTGS; encoded by the coding sequence ATGGCAATTATAGAGGTGAAGCAATTAACCAAAGTATTCGGTCATGACCCGGCACGGGCACTTCCATTATTACAGCAAGGCTGGTCCAAGGAGAAAATCGCCCGTGAAACGAAGCTGACAGTTGGCGTGAACAAGGCCGAATTCAGCATTGAAGAAGGAGAAATCTTCGTCATTATGGGGTTGTCGGGCAGTGGTAAATCCACGCTCGTCCGTCTGTTGAACCGGCTGATTGAGCCTACCGGAGGACAGGTGCTGTTCAAGGGCAAGGATGTTGTCAAAATGAACCCGGAGCAGCTCCGGGAATTCCGGCGCAAGAATATCGGCATGGTCTTTCAAAAGTTCGCGCTGTTCCCGCACCGCACGGTGCTGGCTAACGCGGAATACGGTCTGGAAGTTCAAGGTGTGGAGAAAAGCAAGCGGACGAAGCTTGCGATGGAGGCACTCGAGCTGGTCGGCCTCAAAGGCTGGGAGAATCACCGCCCGGATCAGCTGAGCGGCGGGATGCAGCAGCGTGTCGGTCTGGCGCGCGGTCTGGCGAATGACCCTGACATTCTGCTGATGGATGAAGCCTTCAGTGCGCTTGATCCGCTGATCCGCAAGGATATGCAGCAGGAGCTGCTGGAGCTGCAGTCCAGAGTGAAGAAGACGATTGTATTCATCACCCATGATCTGGATGAGGCGCTGCGGATCGGGGACCGGATTGCCCTGATGAAGGACGGGGTGATTGTCCAGATCGGATCGCCGGAAGAGATTCTTATCCAGCCTGCGAACAAATACGTGGAGCGCTTCGTGGAGGATGTCGATCTGTCCAAGGTGCTGACCGCTTCGCATGTCATGCTCCAGCCGGAGATGATCCGTCCGGAACGCGGGCCCCGGGTAGCTCTGCAGCTGATGCGGGACAGCGGGGTGTCGAGCCTGTATGTAGCGGATAATGAGATGCGGCTGCAAGGGCTGCTTACAGCGGATAGTGCTTCCCAGGCATTGAAGGAGAACCGCACCATTCTGGAAGTGATGCAGCGTGACATTCCCCAGGTGCGGCCGGATACCCTGCTGAATGACCTGTTCGAGCTGATGTCGGAGACCCATCTGCCGGTTGCTGTCGTGGATGAGGGCAACAAGCTGAAGGGGATTGTGATCAAAGGGGCTATATTGTCAGCATTGGCCGGCAATGCGGTTCCGGAAGGAGGAACAGGTTCATGA